The Streptomyces sp. P9-A4 genome contains a region encoding:
- a CDS encoding 3' terminal RNA ribose 2'-O-methyltransferase Hen1, with protein sequence MFLTISTTGNPERPATDLGFLLHKHPERAQTFSTSHGTAHVLYPEARAERCTAALLLEVDPVALVRRGKGKGRGGAPDSALAQYVNDRPYAASSLLAVALAKVFKTALHGVCQAMPERAAAPLPLRVEVPALPARGGARLVRALFEPLGWDTVEAEPVALDGQFPEWGDSRYVRLVLEGELRLADALNHLYVLLPVLDDAKHYWVAPDEVDKLLRAGDGWLAGHPERKLITARYLSRRWGLTRAADERLELVRLAEAEGLDVDDVDNAVDESTDTEERPVPLAEQRREAILAALARAEASRVLDLGCGQGQLVQALLKDVRFTEIVGVDVSVRALTVAARRLRLDRMGERQAARVKLMQGSLAYTDKRLAGYDAAVLSEVIEHLDLPRLPALEYAVFGAARPRTVLVTTPNVEYNVRWESLPAGHVRHGDHRFEWTREEFRSWAESVAGRYGYGVGFTPVGPDDPEVGPPTQMAVFTRATDPTTEKEGQA encoded by the coding sequence GTGTTCCTGACGATCAGTACGACCGGCAACCCGGAGCGTCCCGCGACCGATCTCGGTTTTCTGCTGCACAAGCATCCCGAGCGGGCGCAGACGTTCTCAACTTCGCACGGCACGGCGCACGTCCTCTACCCCGAGGCGCGTGCCGAGCGGTGCACGGCGGCACTTCTCCTGGAGGTGGACCCCGTGGCGCTGGTGCGCCGCGGCAAGGGCAAGGGCCGGGGCGGCGCCCCGGACTCCGCGCTCGCGCAGTACGTGAACGACCGGCCCTACGCGGCGTCCTCGCTGCTGGCCGTGGCGCTCGCGAAGGTCTTCAAGACCGCGCTGCACGGTGTCTGCCAGGCGATGCCCGAGCGGGCCGCCGCTCCGCTGCCACTGCGCGTCGAGGTGCCCGCGCTGCCCGCGAGGGGCGGCGCCCGGCTGGTCCGCGCGCTGTTCGAGCCGCTGGGCTGGGACACGGTGGAGGCCGAGCCGGTGGCCCTGGACGGGCAGTTCCCCGAGTGGGGCGACTCCCGATACGTACGGCTGGTCCTGGAGGGTGAGCTGCGGCTCGCGGACGCCCTCAACCACCTGTACGTCCTGCTGCCCGTCCTCGACGACGCCAAGCACTACTGGGTCGCGCCCGACGAGGTCGACAAGCTGCTGCGCGCCGGTGACGGCTGGCTCGCCGGGCACCCCGAGCGGAAGCTGATCACCGCCCGTTACCTCTCCCGCCGCTGGGGTCTGACCCGCGCGGCGGACGAGCGGCTGGAACTGGTGCGGCTCGCCGAGGCCGAGGGCCTGGACGTCGACGACGTCGACAACGCCGTGGACGAGTCGACCGACACCGAGGAGCGCCCGGTGCCGCTGGCCGAGCAGCGCCGGGAGGCGATCCTCGCCGCCCTGGCCCGGGCCGAGGCGAGCCGGGTCCTCGACCTGGGCTGCGGCCAGGGCCAGCTGGTGCAGGCCCTGCTCAAGGACGTCCGCTTCACGGAGATCGTCGGCGTCGACGTGTCCGTCCGCGCCCTGACCGTGGCCGCGCGCCGGCTGCGGCTGGACCGGATGGGGGAGCGGCAGGCGGCCCGGGTGAAGCTGATGCAGGGCTCGCTCGCGTACACGGACAAGCGGCTCGCCGGCTACGACGCGGCGGTGCTCAGCGAGGTCATCGAGCATCTGGACCTGCCGAGGCTGCCCGCCCTGGAGTACGCGGTGTTCGGTGCGGCCCGGCCGCGCACGGTCCTCGTGACCACGCCGAACGTCGAGTACAACGTGCGCTGGGAGTCGCTGCCCGCCGGACACGTACGGCACGGCGACCACCGCTTCGAATGGACCCGGGAGGAGTTCCGGAGCTGGGCGGAGTCGGTCGCGGGGCGGTACG
- the mmuM gene encoding homocysteine S-methyltransferase yields MKPVRSLAEALGAGVVVLDGGLSQQLEAQGCDLSDALWSARLLVDGPEQIEAAHAAYVRAGARVLITSSYQATFEGFAERGVGREEAARLLGRSVELAREAGERVEDEVWVAASVGPYGAMLADGSEYRGRYGLSVRELEAFHRPRIEVLAAAGPDVLALETVPDAEEAEALLRAAEGCGVPLWLSYTVEGGRTRAGQDLAEAFAVAAGNEQVVVVGVNCCDPADAGPAVELAVAVTGRPGVVYPNSGERWDARARGWRGGTAFDPALATAWAASGARLIGGCCRVGPGAIGTLAAALTPDDGG; encoded by the coding sequence ATGAAGCCGGTCCGTTCGCTTGCCGAGGCCCTCGGGGCGGGAGTGGTCGTGCTCGACGGCGGGCTCTCCCAGCAGTTGGAGGCGCAGGGCTGCGACCTCTCGGACGCGCTCTGGTCCGCGCGGCTCCTCGTCGACGGCCCCGAGCAGATCGAGGCCGCGCACGCGGCCTATGTACGGGCCGGTGCCCGGGTGCTCATCACCTCCAGCTACCAGGCCACCTTCGAGGGCTTCGCCGAGCGGGGCGTGGGTCGGGAGGAGGCGGCGCGACTGCTCGGCAGGAGTGTGGAGCTGGCACGGGAGGCCGGGGAGCGGGTCGAGGACGAGGTGTGGGTCGCCGCGTCCGTGGGGCCCTACGGCGCGATGCTCGCGGACGGCAGCGAGTACCGGGGACGGTACGGGCTGTCCGTGCGGGAGCTGGAGGCGTTCCACCGGCCCCGGATCGAGGTGCTCGCGGCGGCGGGGCCGGACGTCCTGGCGCTGGAGACCGTCCCGGACGCGGAGGAGGCGGAGGCGTTGCTGCGGGCGGCCGAGGGGTGCGGGGTGCCGCTGTGGCTGTCGTACACGGTCGAGGGCGGGCGGACCCGGGCCGGGCAGGACCTCGCGGAGGCCTTCGCGGTCGCCGCCGGGAACGAGCAGGTGGTCGTGGTCGGGGTCAACTGCTGCGACCCGGCCGACGCCGGGCCCGCCGTGGAGCTCGCCGTGGCCGTGACCGGCCGGCCCGGCGTGGTCTACCCCAACAGCGGGGAGCGGTGGGACGCCCGCGCCCGGGGCTGGCGCGGCGGCACCGCCTTCGACCCGGCCCTGGCCACCGCCTGGGCCGCGTCCGGCGCCCGCCTCATCGGCGGCTGCTGCCGGGTGGGCCCGGGAGCGATCGGCACGCTGGCCGCCGCCCTGACCCCCGACGACGGGGGCTGA
- a CDS encoding DUF6099 family protein has translation MEAERLIALGRHALAESGTAQDIVAEAWQAQALAQAIGNQLALCGPQELRGEARGLSEIGEYPAWGAGGPRAAQLTEVADPGGALTALGALLGEVGIALVGVACATDEEGLYWACIEAIDAADESSDRVRGMLRRLAVRDGERARPPDPAHGGAGPGRGTW, from the coding sequence CGCTCGGCCGGCACGCGCTGGCGGAGAGCGGGACGGCGCAGGACATCGTGGCGGAGGCCTGGCAGGCCCAGGCGCTCGCCCAGGCGATAGGGAATCAGCTGGCGCTCTGCGGACCGCAGGAGTTGCGCGGCGAGGCGCGGGGGCTGAGCGAGATCGGGGAGTACCCGGCATGGGGTGCCGGTGGACCGAGGGCGGCCCAGCTGACCGAAGTGGCGGACCCGGGCGGGGCGTTGACCGCGCTCGGCGCGCTGCTGGGAGAGGTGGGGATCGCGCTCGTCGGGGTGGCCTGCGCCACCGACGAGGAGGGGCTCTACTGGGCGTGCATCGAGGCCATCGACGCGGCGGACGAGTCCAGCGACCGGGTGCGCGGGATGCTGCGGCGCCTGGCGGTACGGGACGGGGAGCGGGCCCGCCCTCCCGACCCGGCCCACGGCGGCGCGGGCCCGGGGCGGGGCACGTGGTGA
- a CDS encoding LLM class F420-dependent oxidoreductase, protein MDLRIFTEPQQGADYDTLLTVARATEELGFDAFFRSDHYLSMGSGDGLPGPTDAWITLAGLARETKRIRLGTLMTAGTFRLPGVLAIQVAQVDRMSGGRVELGLGAGWFEEEHKAYGIPFPKEKFGRLEEQLAIVTGLWETEVGKTFSHEGEFYRLTDSPALPKPVQDRIPVLVGGHGASRTPRLAARYADEFNIPFASLEDSERQFGRVRAAAEAAGRAPGDLVYSNALVVCVGKDDAEVARRAAAIGRDVDELKANGLAGSPAEVVDKLGRYAAIGSSRAYLQVLDLDDLDHLELISARVQSQLG, encoded by the coding sequence ATGGATCTTCGCATCTTCACGGAGCCCCAGCAGGGGGCCGACTACGACACGCTCCTCACCGTGGCCCGCGCCACCGAGGAACTCGGCTTCGACGCCTTCTTCCGGTCCGACCACTATCTGAGCATGGGGTCCGGCGACGGGCTGCCCGGACCGACGGACGCCTGGATCACCCTGGCCGGGCTCGCCCGGGAGACCAAGCGGATCCGGCTCGGCACGCTGATGACCGCCGGTACCTTCCGGCTCCCCGGCGTCCTCGCCATCCAGGTCGCCCAGGTCGACCGGATGTCCGGCGGCAGGGTCGAACTGGGGCTCGGCGCGGGCTGGTTCGAGGAGGAGCACAAGGCCTACGGCATTCCGTTCCCGAAGGAGAAGTTCGGCCGGCTGGAGGAGCAGCTGGCGATCGTCACCGGTCTGTGGGAGACCGAGGTGGGCAAGACGTTCAGCCACGAGGGGGAGTTCTACCGGCTGACCGACTCGCCCGCGCTGCCCAAGCCCGTGCAGGACCGGATTCCGGTGCTCGTCGGCGGGCACGGCGCGAGCCGCACGCCGCGCCTGGCCGCGCGGTACGCGGACGAGTTCAACATCCCGTTCGCCTCCCTGGAGGACAGCGAGCGGCAGTTCGGCCGGGTCCGGGCCGCCGCCGAGGCCGCCGGGCGGGCGCCCGGCGACCTGGTGTACTCCAACGCGCTGGTCGTCTGCGTCGGCAAGGACGACGCCGAGGTGGCGCGACGGGCCGCGGCGATCGGGCGGGACGTGGACGAACTGAAGGCGAACGGACTGGCGGGCTCGCCCGCCGAGGTCGTCGACAAGCTCGGGCGGTACGCGGCGATCGGCTCCTCCCGGGCCTACCTCCAGGTCCTCGACCTGGACGACCTGGACCACCTGGAGCTGATCTCCGCGCGGGTCCAGTCGCAGCTGGGCTGA